The following coding sequences are from one Salvia hispanica cultivar TCC Black 2014 chromosome 3, UniMelb_Shisp_WGS_1.0, whole genome shotgun sequence window:
- the LOC125213530 gene encoding probable ribosomal protein S11, mitochondrial, which translates to MGWKAAQKLIYQWKTPRGSNAMVFRGNDKGETVVERVIRSQNRVIVDGKNLKHIKQGQGHDGGIFTVEAPLRVSNVQAVNPVTGKPCKVGSIIPCPEISKMRKAPRPTAGLPRSLKIETHLPMSILGNLGMKLGLVRAAGNVHLPCALSFRSFLHSGEKPEVEAGRNHRQATEESGNGVGERPPPEVGVGRNLRSNGYDQLLNRERGNGVNGLPPQEVGGWNLGSIGYDQLLNRERGGVNGLPPHEVGVGRNLGSVGYAQLLNRERGNGVNGPPPLENESGRTPLPNMDYVRGLLQDERPGAGRMQRLDDVQGRGPIGGPAFYQQSQRESNADIVHIKLMRNNSYVTLTDYKGNRKMSVSAGQVAAKGDKPGRYSGEAAAEYMGRVVKQMKIKSVVVKVSGFTFFRRKKDSILAFKDGYTHSRGDVNPVVYIEDTTRKPHNGCRLPKKRRI; encoded by the exons ATGGGTTGGAAGGCAGCACAGAAGCTGATTTATCAATGGAAGACTCCTAGAGGGAGCAAT GCCATGGTATTCAGGGGTAATGATAAAGGGGAGACTGTTGTTGAGCGTGTAATTCGATCTCAGAATCGTGTTATTGTTGATGGCAAGAATCTG AAACACATCAAGCAAGGGCAGGGTCATGATGGCGGGATATTCACTGTAGAAGCCCCTCTTCGTGTCTCAAATGTTCAGGCTGTCAATCCAGTCACAGG GAAGCCCTGCAAAGTTGGATCCATAATTCCTTGTCCAGAAATCTCGAAGATGAGGAAGGCCCCTAGACCTACCGCTG GATTACCCAGGAGTTTGAAAATTGAGACACATCTTCCCATGTCAATTTTGGGAAACCTGGGCATGAAACTGGGCTTGGTCAGAGCGGCAGGGAATGTTCATTTGCCTTGTGCGTTGAGTTTCAGGAGTTTTTTACATTCTGGAGAAAAACCAGAGGTCGAGGCAGGAAGGAATCACAGGCAGGCAACAGAGGAAAGTGGAAATGGTGTAGGCGAAAGACCTCCACCAGAAGTTGGGGTAGGAAGGAATCTTCGTTCAAATGGCTATGATCAGTTGTTAAATAGGGAAAGAGGAAATGGTGTGAATGGACTACCTCCACAGGAGGTTGGGGGATGGAATCTTGGTTCCATTGGCTACGATCAGTTGCTAAACCGGGAAAGAGGAGGTGTGAATGGACTACCTCCACATGAGGTTGGGGTAGGGCGTAATCTTGGTTCCGTTGGCTATGCTCAATTGTTGAACCGAGAAAGAGGAAATGGCGTGAATGGGCCACCTCCACTTGAAAACGAGTCAGGAAGAACTCCACTGCCTAATATGGACTATGTTCGTGGATTACTCCAAGATGAAAGACCCGGAGCAGGAAGAATGCAGAGACTTGATGATGTCCAGGGCAGAGGTCCAATAGGAGGCCCTGCATTTTATCAGCAGTCGCAACGAGAGTCAAATGCTGATATCGTCCACATTAAGTTGATGCGAAACAATTCTTACGTCACCTTAACTGATTATAAAGGCAACAGAAAGATGTCGGTTTCTGCTGGTCAAGTGGCTGCAAAAGGAGATAAACCTGGCCGGTATTCAGGTGAAGCAGCTGCTGAGTATATGGGACGAGTAGTGAAGCAGATGAAAATCAAATCAGTCGTGGTGAAAGTGAGCGGATTCACCTTTTTTAGGAGGAAGAAGGATTCTATATTGGCCTTCAAAGACGGGTACACTCATTCACGTGGAGATGTAAATCCTGTTGTATACATCGAGGATACGACTAGGAAACCACATAATGGCTGCCGTCTTCCAAAGAAGCGCCGCATATGA